A region of Candidatus Poribacteria bacterium DNA encodes the following proteins:
- a CDS encoding c-type cytochrome, whose product MSRNTLIKIASLIVMVVSFIAYIAGASAFPIASENLLPWSVWFLISVVINIVLWSNVMKLLTFSLAVIWFYAFVAGLVPESSTAVNLTSLDWSDPEAVAEQGALVFNGKGQCSACHTVDTSAPKGRCPDLTDIGINAASRVPGTDAKTYLIESLYEPHKYLVPGYGKIMPEIWKAPIALSKLEIEAVIAYLQSLGGEIDPTPFDEPIDRADAGTIAAALPPVLTGDPELGKKVFVTAACISCHAVVDIESPAAGETSTDFEVVTAPDLSEIAAFNDMRYLEESILKPSAQIVSGYGAVTVRANGTTYQGTLVSQDTEQIVVRTKTADGVEEEHTLLLSELDEEPIEELSNLQTRGYFTLTLTPADADAPVSGEIVSETDDTVTLKVNGEDRTFSKTDVKSQMTVITFDGDEIVGEYVSGTMDDDEIVLIVDGSEEVFDTFDLEEATFTRASGKKLFVTSPMPENFPLLLSVLDMSNLLSFLSTLTGATVEAVPEETEGTAAE is encoded by the coding sequence ATGTCAAGAAATACGCTCATAAAAATTGCGAGTCTCATCGTAATGGTGGTGAGTTTCATCGCCTATATTGCGGGTGCATCTGCGTTCCCGATTGCCTCGGAGAACTTGCTACCGTGGTCGGTTTGGTTTCTCATTTCGGTAGTCATAAATATTGTTTTATGGTCGAACGTCATGAAGTTGTTGACGTTTTCGCTTGCCGTGATATGGTTTTATGCCTTTGTCGCCGGGCTTGTCCCCGAGAGTTCCACAGCGGTGAATCTGACGTCGCTGGATTGGAGCGATCCGGAGGCAGTCGCGGAGCAAGGTGCCTTGGTGTTTAATGGAAAGGGGCAGTGTAGCGCGTGCCACACCGTCGATACCTCCGCGCCGAAAGGGAGATGCCCCGATCTAACAGACATCGGCATTAACGCCGCAAGTCGCGTACCTGGTACAGATGCGAAAACCTATCTCATCGAATCGCTTTATGAACCTCACAAATACCTTGTGCCCGGATACGGTAAGATTATGCCGGAGATTTGGAAGGCGCCCATTGCGCTTTCAAAATTGGAGATTGAGGCAGTTATCGCTTACCTCCAGAGTCTTGGGGGTGAGATCGATCCGACACCCTTTGATGAGCCTATTGATAGAGCAGATGCAGGGACAATCGCGGCGGCACTCCCACCCGTGCTTACGGGTGATCCAGAACTCGGCAAAAAGGTTTTTGTGACTGCGGCGTGTATCTCATGCCACGCTGTGGTAGATATAGAAAGCCCAGCGGCGGGTGAGACGAGCACAGACTTTGAAGTCGTCACTGCACCTGATCTCTCTGAAATTGCCGCCTTTAACGACATGCGGTATCTTGAGGAGTCGATTCTGAAACCCAGCGCACAAATAGTGAGCGGTTATGGTGCCGTTACCGTCCGTGCCAATGGAACGACCTATCAAGGAACACTTGTCTCGCAGGATACGGAACAGATTGTCGTCCGAACCAAAACAGCAGATGGCGTTGAAGAGGAGCACACTCTCTTGTTGAGTGAACTTGATGAGGAACCGATTGAGGAACTTAGCAATCTACAAACGAGAGGTTATTTTACGCTAACGCTGACGCCTGCGGATGCGGATGCTCCCGTAAGCGGTGAAATCGTTTCGGAAACCGATGATACCGTAACGCTGAAGGTCAACGGTGAAGATCGGACCTTTTCTAAAACGGATGTGAAAAGCCAGATGACCGTTATCACTTTTGATGGCGATGAGATTGTTGGCGAATACGTTTCAGGGACGATGGACGACGACGAAATCGTCCTAATCGTTGACGGAAGCGAAGAAGTATTTGATACGTTTGATCTTGAGGAAGCTACCTTTACCCGTGCCTCGGGCAAGAAGTTGTTTGTTACATCGCCGATGCCTGAAAACTTCCCGCTCCTGTTATCCGTGTTGGATATGAGCAATTTGCTCTCTTTCTTGAGCACACTCACTGGTGCGACGGTGGAAGCAGTGCCAGAGGAAACAGAAGGTACTGCTGCGGAATAA